Proteins found in one Brachyspira murdochii DSM 12563 genomic segment:
- a CDS encoding PTS sugar transporter subunit IIA: protein MLKIIDKITKEHVFEDLESKDKESLFRALSEKIAPVASASADAVFDAFKKREDEYTTNIGNGVAVPHGRIQGYGKTDIFVGFLKDEINYDSDSDEKSPVKLVFAILSDLDNPQDYLLNLSQIFFLVNQKEILDKVMATKTYDELSSVLESFKKLDEKFEAEKQIKFLIELERAEIQIKAYELYSSTHSQQKSDVVLEEYKKYKDTILSKIDVAVLENYKRIKENKGEALAKIENYKCSACNVAIPKMTVNEVRRQNQIIMCFHCGRILFTTD from the coding sequence ATGCTCAAAATAATTGATAAAATTACAAAAGAACATGTATTTGAAGACTTGGAATCAAAAGACAAAGAATCACTTTTTAGAGCTTTAAGTGAAAAAATTGCACCAGTTGCTTCTGCTTCTGCAGATGCTGTATTTGATGCATTCAAAAAGCGTGAAGATGAATACACAACTAATATAGGCAACGGCGTTGCTGTTCCTCATGGCAGAATTCAAGGCTATGGAAAAACTGATATATTTGTAGGTTTCTTGAAAGATGAAATCAACTACGATTCAGATTCTGATGAAAAAAGTCCGGTAAAACTTGTATTTGCTATACTTTCTGACCTTGATAATCCTCAGGATTATCTATTAAATCTTTCTCAAATTTTCTTCTTGGTAAATCAAAAAGAAATACTTGATAAAGTTATGGCTACTAAAACTTATGATGAATTATCTTCTGTTTTAGAATCTTTCAAAAAATTAGATGAAAAATTTGAAGCTGAAAAACAAATTAAATTCTTAATTGAACTTGAAAGAGCTGAAATACAAATTAAAGCATATGAACTTTACAGCTCTACTCACTCTCAGCAAAAATCTGATGTTGTTTTGGAAGAGTACAAAAAATATAAAGACACTATATTAAGTAAAATAGATGTTGCTGTATTAGAAAATTATAAAAGAATTAAAGAAAATAAAGGCGAAGCTTTAGCTAAAATAGAAAATTATAAATGCAGTGCTTGTAATGTAGCTATACCTAAAATGACTGTTAATGAAGTTAGAAGACAAAATCAAATTATAATGTGTTTCCATTGCGGAAGAATATTGTTTACTACTGATTAA
- a CDS encoding FmdB family zinc ribbon protein, translated as MLPFNPPFMYRCNSCGKIFSKSKKPILGGTIFSILSMPKCPKCGSKDTKSIDHIIKK; from the coding sequence ATGCTGCCTTTTAATCCTCCATTTATGTATAGATGTAATTCCTGCGGCAAAATTTTCAGTAAATCTAAAAAGCCTATTTTGGGTGGTACTATATTTTCAATCTTAAGCATGCCTAAATGCCCCAAATGCGGAAGTAAAGATACTAAATCTATAGATCATATTATAAAAAAGTAG